One part of the Paenibacillus silvisoli genome encodes these proteins:
- the dapF gene encoding diaminopimelate epimerase: protein MNFTKMHGLGNDFIVVAGETQLPDNAAQLAEQLCNRFFGIGADGLVYILPSEKADFRMRIINSDGSEAEQCGNAIRCVAKYVYDNGLTDKETLTIETLGAGVQEVQLTVENGKAALVRVNMGQPILEGLKVPTTIDANPVINQSIEVDGREFKFTAVSMGNPHCVIYVDDAVNFDLAAWGPKLEVHPLFPRKINVEFVTVLSKDFTDMRVWERGAGPTLACGTGACATVVASVLNGYTDRTATVSLKGGDLLIEWNEENNYVYMSGPAAEVYRGTVNV, encoded by the coding sequence ATGAACTTTACAAAGATGCATGGATTGGGTAACGACTTTATCGTAGTAGCAGGCGAAACGCAGCTGCCGGATAACGCGGCGCAATTGGCCGAGCAGCTCTGCAATCGTTTCTTCGGCATTGGCGCCGACGGACTCGTATATATTTTACCTTCGGAAAAAGCGGACTTCCGGATGCGCATCATCAACTCCGACGGTTCCGAAGCGGAGCAATGCGGCAACGCAATCCGTTGCGTAGCGAAATATGTGTACGACAACGGCTTGACGGACAAAGAAACGCTGACGATCGAAACGCTCGGCGCGGGCGTGCAGGAAGTGCAGCTGACGGTCGAAAATGGCAAAGCGGCGCTCGTACGCGTCAACATGGGCCAGCCGATTCTCGAAGGTCTGAAAGTGCCGACGACGATCGATGCGAATCCGGTGATCAACCAGTCCATCGAAGTGGACGGGCGTGAATTTAAGTTTACGGCCGTATCGATGGGCAACCCGCACTGCGTCATTTACGTGGACGATGCGGTTAATTTCGACCTGGCGGCATGGGGGCCGAAGCTGGAAGTACACCCGCTGTTCCCTCGCAAAATCAACGTGGAATTCGTGACGGTCCTCTCCAAGGACTTCACCGATATGCGCGTTTGGGAGCGCGGCGCGGGCCCGACGCTGGCATGCGGAACAGGCGCTTGCGCGACGGTTGTCGCATCCGTGCTGAACGGATACACGGACCGGACGGCGACCGTATCGCTGAAAGGCGGCGACCTGCTGATCGAATGGAACGAAGAGAACAACTACGTATATATGTCGGGACCGGCTGCCGAAGTATACCGAGGCACCGTAAACGTCTAA
- the gmk gene encoding guanylate kinase: MKKGLLIVLSGPSGVGKGTVCSELRHKQSDLVYSVSATTRSPRTGEIDGINYFFKSREQFQDMIAKDALLEHAEYVGNYYGTPRDFVERTLESGKDIILEIEVQGALKVKEKFPQGVFIFLVPPSLDVLKQRITGRGTENADIIDHRMTVAVEEMNLIHYYDYAVVNDQIDAACHRIQSIIVAEHCRRDRFIQELEEVKEASEKA, encoded by the coding sequence ATGAAAAAGGGATTGTTAATCGTTTTATCCGGCCCATCGGGCGTAGGCAAGGGAACGGTCTGTTCCGAGCTTCGTCATAAACAGAGCGACCTCGTTTATTCTGTTTCGGCCACGACGCGTTCGCCTCGTACAGGCGAGATCGACGGCATCAATTATTTTTTTAAGTCGCGTGAGCAATTTCAAGATATGATCGCCAAAGACGCGCTGCTCGAGCATGCGGAGTACGTCGGCAACTATTACGGCACGCCTCGCGATTTCGTCGAGCGCACGCTGGAATCGGGGAAAGACATCATTCTTGAAATCGAAGTGCAAGGCGCTCTAAAGGTGAAAGAGAAATTCCCTCAAGGTGTCTTTATTTTCTTGGTGCCGCCATCCCTCGATGTGCTGAAGCAGCGCATTACCGGACGCGGGACGGAGAATGCCGATATAATTGACCATCGCATGACCGTTGCGGTGGAAGAAATGAACTTGATTCATTATTACGATTATGCGGTCGTCAACGACCAAATTGACGCTGCATGTCATCGCATACAGAGCATCATCGTTGCAGAGCATTGCCGTCGTGACCGGTTTATCCAAGAGCTTGAGGAAGTGAAGGAAGCTTCCGAGAAAGCGTAG
- the remA gene encoding extracellular matrix/biofilm regulator RemA encodes MAIKLINIGFGNIVSANRIISIVSPESAPIKRIIQEARDRHMLIDATYGRRTRAVIITDSDHVILSAVQPETVAHRLSTKDDDHDE; translated from the coding sequence ATGGCCATTAAGCTCATTAATATCGGATTCGGAAACATCGTTTCCGCCAATCGCATTATTTCGATTGTAAGTCCGGAATCGGCGCCGATTAAGCGCATCATCCAGGAAGCACGCGACCGCCATATGCTCATCGACGCGACATACGGCCGGCGCACACGCGCCGTAATTATTACGGACAGCGATCACGTCATTCTTTCCGCCGTGCAGCCGGAGACAGTCGCGCACAGGCTATCGACCAAGGATGACGATCACGACGAATAA
- the rpoZ gene encoding DNA-directed RNA polymerase subunit omega, giving the protein MLYPSIDEMMKKVDSKYSLVVAASRRARMLRDGSKTEIRTPKSHKHVGVALEEIFHDILVVESTLNKKD; this is encoded by the coding sequence TTGTTATATCCATCGATCGATGAAATGATGAAGAAAGTCGACAGCAAGTATTCCTTGGTGGTCGCGGCATCGCGCCGTGCAAGAATGCTTCGCGACGGCAGCAAGACCGAAATCCGTACGCCTAAGTCTCATAAGCATGTCGGCGTCGCGCTCGAGGAAATCTTCCACGATATTCTCGTAGTCGAGAGCACGCTGAACAAGAAGGACTAA
- a CDS encoding calcium-translocating P-type ATPase, SERCA-type, whose product MEHRKWHQMETKELAEALQASLDSGLTPGVAAERLQQIGRNELTEGKKASPIKLFLGQFKDFMVLVLMGATLISGLLGEYLDAITIVAIIVLNAILGFIQEFRAEKSLRALKALSAPVAKTLRGGESVIVPASELVPGDIVELESGDRIPADIRFIEANSCYAEESALTGESVPVGKHCEVIKADELPLGDMKNIGFMGTMVTRGTAKGIVVRTGMSTEMGKIANLIQQTESMETPLQHRLEQLGKILIIVALALTVMVVVAGILHGQPAYEMFLAGVSLAVAAIPEGLPAIVTIALALGVQRMIKRRAIVRKLPSVETLGCASVICSDKTGTLTQNKMTVTKLWIGGQSMDVTGEGYEPTGSCYESGKAVDIKQHQPLRRLLQIAALCNNAVVSRVDDEQEAKRKKSKTTVIQDEWVLKGDPTEGALTVLAAKLGVTAKSLEGLYQRVKEFPFDSERKRMSVLVTHQGGRLICTKGAPDMLMEQCNYILWDGKVVPFTSTLKQKVTNAGEDMAQAALRVLGFAYRDLRSHDAAEEEGDVENQLIFVGLSGMIDPPRREVRESIANCRRAGIKTIMITGDHQLTAEAIAGQLGIMPRGGIAVSGQQLNGMNEEQLDRLIDNIYVYARVSPEHKLRIVKALQRKGHVVAMTGDGVNDAPAIKAADIGIAMGITGTDVSKEASSLVLSDDNFSSIVAAIEEGRGIYENIRKFIRYLLASNVGEILTMFLAMMAGLPLPLVPIQILWVNLVTDGLPAMALGVDQAEKDLMQQKPRSAKENIFARRLGWKIISRGILIGVCTLAAFWITLKSGPNTPANLVHAQTVAFATLVMAQLIHVFDCRSSRSIFHRNMLQNKYLLFAVLSSVLLMLGVLYIEALQPIFKTVPLNFRDWCLVLVAAGIPTFMMGIGSVLGTTEKKKKSKWPLSGPKSVTR is encoded by the coding sequence ATGGAACATAGGAAGTGGCATCAAATGGAAACAAAAGAGCTGGCGGAGGCGCTTCAAGCTTCTTTGGATTCCGGTCTGACGCCGGGCGTTGCGGCGGAGCGGCTGCAGCAGATCGGGCGAAACGAGCTGACGGAGGGCAAGAAGGCATCTCCGATCAAGCTGTTCCTCGGCCAGTTCAAAGATTTTATGGTACTGGTGCTGATGGGGGCAACGCTCATCTCCGGCTTGCTCGGCGAATACTTGGATGCGATTACGATCGTCGCCATTATCGTCCTCAACGCCATCCTGGGATTCATTCAAGAATTCCGGGCGGAAAAATCGCTTCGCGCGCTGAAGGCATTGTCGGCGCCGGTAGCCAAAACGCTGCGCGGCGGGGAATCCGTCATCGTGCCGGCGAGCGAGCTGGTGCCCGGCGACATCGTCGAGCTGGAAAGCGGCGACCGGATTCCGGCCGACATCCGCTTCATCGAAGCGAACAGCTGCTACGCCGAAGAATCGGCGCTGACCGGCGAATCCGTTCCGGTCGGCAAGCATTGCGAGGTCATCAAAGCCGACGAGCTTCCGCTTGGCGACATGAAAAATATCGGCTTTATGGGCACGATGGTGACCCGCGGAACGGCGAAGGGCATTGTCGTCCGCACCGGGATGTCAACCGAAATGGGCAAGATCGCAAATCTGATTCAGCAGACGGAATCGATGGAAACGCCGCTGCAGCACCGTTTGGAGCAGCTGGGCAAAATTTTGATCATCGTCGCTTTGGCGCTGACGGTAATGGTTGTCGTGGCCGGTATTTTGCACGGACAACCTGCCTATGAAATGTTTCTTGCCGGGGTCAGCCTCGCGGTTGCGGCCATCCCGGAAGGTCTTCCGGCCATCGTTACGATCGCGCTCGCGCTCGGCGTGCAGCGGATGATCAAACGAAGGGCGATCGTGCGGAAGCTGCCGTCCGTCGAGACGCTCGGGTGCGCCTCCGTCATCTGTTCGGACAAGACGGGAACGCTGACCCAGAACAAAATGACGGTCACGAAGCTGTGGATCGGCGGTCAATCGATGGACGTGACCGGCGAGGGCTACGAGCCGACAGGAAGCTGCTACGAGAGTGGAAAAGCGGTCGATATCAAGCAGCATCAGCCGCTCCGCCGTTTGCTCCAAATCGCCGCGCTTTGCAACAACGCCGTCGTGTCCAGAGTGGACGACGAGCAGGAGGCCAAACGCAAGAAGTCGAAGACGACGGTCATCCAAGACGAGTGGGTGCTGAAAGGCGATCCGACGGAAGGCGCGCTTACCGTGTTGGCGGCCAAGCTGGGGGTAACGGCTAAATCGCTGGAAGGGCTGTATCAGCGCGTGAAAGAGTTCCCGTTCGATTCGGAGCGGAAGCGGATGTCGGTGCTCGTCACGCATCAAGGCGGACGTCTTATCTGCACGAAGGGCGCGCCTGACATGCTGATGGAGCAATGTAATTATATTTTGTGGGACGGGAAAGTCGTTCCGTTCACGTCTACGCTGAAGCAGAAGGTTACGAATGCCGGCGAAGACATGGCGCAAGCGGCGCTGCGCGTGCTCGGCTTTGCGTACCGGGATCTGCGTTCGCACGACGCCGCGGAAGAGGAAGGCGATGTGGAGAATCAGCTGATTTTCGTCGGACTTTCCGGCATGATCGATCCGCCTCGCCGCGAGGTTCGCGAATCGATCGCCAACTGCCGCCGCGCGGGCATCAAAACGATCATGATCACCGGCGACCACCAGCTGACGGCGGAAGCGATCGCCGGACAGCTCGGCATTATGCCGCGCGGCGGGATCGCCGTGAGCGGCCAGCAGTTGAACGGCATGAACGAGGAGCAGCTTGACCGGCTCATCGATAACATTTATGTGTATGCAAGGGTTTCGCCGGAGCATAAGCTTCGGATCGTCAAGGCGCTGCAGCGAAAAGGGCATGTCGTGGCGATGACCGGCGACGGCGTCAACGACGCGCCAGCGATCAAAGCGGCGGACATCGGCATCGCGATGGGCATTACGGGAACCGACGTTTCGAAGGAAGCCTCGTCGCTCGTGCTCAGCGATGACAATTTCTCCAGCATCGTGGCGGCGATCGAAGAAGGGCGCGGCATCTATGAAAATATCCGCAAATTCATCCGCTACCTGCTGGCTTCTAACGTCGGCGAAATTTTGACCATGTTCCTGGCGATGATGGCCGGCTTGCCGCTGCCGCTTGTGCCGATTCAAATTTTGTGGGTCAACCTCGTCACCGACGGTCTCCCGGCCATGGCGCTCGGCGTCGATCAGGCGGAGAAGGATTTGATGCAGCAGAAGCCGCGGTCGGCGAAGGAAAATATTTTTGCCCGCAGGCTGGGCTGGAAGATTATAAGCCGCGGTATATTGATCGGCGTTTGTACGCTTGCCGCATTCTGGATCACGTTGAAGTCCGGACCGAACACGCCGGCTAATCTGGTCCACGCGCAAACGGTCGCCTTCGCCACGTTGGTCATGGCCCAGCTGATTCACGTGTTCGACTGCCGCAGCTCCAGATCGATTTTCCACCGGAATATGCTGCAAAATAAATATTTGCTGTTCGCGGTGCTGTCGTCCGTCCTGCTCATGCTCGGCGTGCTTTACATCGAGGCGTTGCAGCCGATTTTCAAAACGGTTCCGCTTAACTTCCGCGATTGGTGCCTCGTCCTCGTGGCGGCCGGCATTCCGACCTTCATGATGGGCATCGGCAGCGTACTCGGCACGACGGAGAAGAAGAAAAAATCGAAATGGCCGCTCAGCGGTCCGAAGTCGGTCACAAGATAA
- a CDS encoding class I SAM-dependent methyltransferase → MPDHDVIYQTETEMYDLLVSREDVDGNLEAAIRKIVPDASAMDAADIGAGTGRVTALLAPLVRRVAAIDRSAAMLEQASSKLSGFGFTNWRTEVGSHDRLPLEAGSVDLLTAGWTICYCANTNEPDWREQLERIVGEIRRVLKPGGTVIIFENFGTGFDEPNPPDYLTSYYAALENDYGFNHEAIRTDFRCESLEEAVSLAEFFFGDWLVDIIKANGTSSVPAWTGVWWKRFD, encoded by the coding sequence ATGCCGGACCATGACGTCATTTATCAGACTGAAACGGAAATGTATGATTTGCTTGTATCGAGAGAAGATGTTGACGGGAATTTAGAAGCGGCGATTCGCAAAATCGTCCCGGATGCCTCTGCGATGGATGCCGCCGATATCGGAGCGGGGACGGGGCGCGTTACAGCTCTGCTGGCGCCGCTCGTTCGCCGAGTTGCCGCAATCGATCGATCGGCTGCCATGCTGGAGCAAGCTTCTAGCAAGCTGTCCGGCTTCGGCTTCACGAATTGGCGCACCGAGGTCGGCAGCCATGATCGTTTGCCGCTTGAGGCGGGCAGTGTTGATTTGTTAACGGCAGGATGGACGATCTGCTATTGCGCAAATACGAATGAGCCAGATTGGCGCGAGCAGCTTGAGCGAATTGTGGGCGAAATCCGGCGTGTGTTGAAGCCGGGCGGCACCGTCATCATCTTCGAAAATTTCGGCACGGGCTTTGATGAGCCCAACCCGCCGGACTATTTAACGAGCTATTACGCCGCTCTCGAAAACGACTACGGCTTCAATCACGAAGCGATCCGCACCGATTTCCGCTGCGAATCGCTGGAAGAAGCCGTCTCGCTCGCCGAGTTCTTCTTCGGCGATTGGCTGGTGGACATTATTAAAGCAAACGGCACCAGCAGCGTGCCGGCGTGGACCGGCGTATGGTGGAAGCGGTTTGATTGA
- a CDS encoding ArsR/SmtB family transcription factor, whose amino-acid sequence MNLELQQFKAEFFKALAHPMRIRILEVLSEGERTVNEMQAILGSEGSAVSQQLAILRSKNIVFGSKEGTTVIYSLRDPLVKELLAVAKRIFDNHLVGTITMLENMRTE is encoded by the coding sequence TTGAACCTTGAACTGCAGCAGTTTAAAGCGGAATTTTTTAAAGCGCTGGCCCATCCCATGCGGATCCGGATTCTGGAAGTGCTGTCCGAAGGGGAACGAACGGTAAACGAAATGCAAGCGATTCTCGGGAGCGAGGGCTCTGCGGTTTCCCAGCAGCTTGCGATCCTTCGCAGCAAGAACATCGTATTCGGCAGCAAAGAAGGCACGACCGTAATTTACAGCTTGCGCGACCCACTGGTGAAGGAGCTTCTGGCCGTGGCGAAACGCATCTTCGACAATCATTTGGTCGGTACGATCACGATGCTGGAGAATATGAGAACGGAATAA
- a CDS encoding Rqc2 family fibronectin-binding protein produces the protein MALDGIVTRAVTNELQSLIGARIHKIHQPASTDLVLQIRGGGAQGRLLLSANPTYPRVHWTEQSYQNPLEAPMFCMLLRKYCEGGVIEAVRQIGNERIIHLDIRTRDELGDMFFKRIVIELMGRHSNIILLDAATETIHDGINHVTPSISSYRVIMPGIAYVAPPEQGKADPFAIAEEGAFASALLRAEDLLLNPPVPDEDSIHFGQQPKPVHPGSLSPEKLLVEAFSGISPLLAREIAHRAAADAVERFPEHGADTPRTAQLLWPAFRHMMQRFAEHRYEPQLVKLGGSGKSAFSVTDLTHLEGEKTSFATVSGCLEAFYGDKALRDTVKQRVSDLVRFIQNERNKNEKKLEKLQETLNEASGADRFRILGELLTTNLHAVNRGDAFVETIDYYDEEQPVIRIQLDPQLTPSQNAQRYFKKYTKFRNSLTIVAEQMDRTREEIDYLVSLLQQLESASLSDIDEIREELAEQGYLRSREKRGARKKKPKQPALLCYTSSEGVPIYVGKNNTQNEFLTNKLSAPNETWLHTKDIPGSHVVIRGTSFSDATLEEAAMLAAHFSQARSSSMVPVDYTLIRHVKKPSGAKPGFVIYDHQKTLFITPDEQRLKDLPNQIK, from the coding sequence ATGGCTTTAGACGGCATCGTAACCCGCGCGGTCACAAACGAGCTTCAATCGTTGATCGGCGCGCGCATTCATAAAATACATCAGCCCGCTTCAACCGACCTCGTCCTGCAAATTCGCGGAGGCGGCGCGCAGGGCAGATTGCTGCTTTCCGCTAACCCGACTTACCCTCGCGTCCACTGGACCGAGCAAAGCTACCAGAACCCGCTGGAAGCGCCGATGTTCTGCATGCTTCTGCGCAAATATTGCGAAGGCGGCGTCATCGAAGCGGTCCGGCAGATAGGCAACGAGCGGATCATTCATTTGGATATCCGGACGCGGGACGAGCTTGGCGACATGTTCTTCAAGCGGATCGTCATCGAGCTGATGGGACGGCACAGCAACATTATTTTGCTGGACGCCGCAACGGAAACGATCCATGACGGCATCAATCACGTCACGCCTTCCATCAGCAGCTATCGCGTCATCATGCCGGGAATTGCCTATGTGGCGCCGCCCGAACAAGGAAAAGCGGACCCGTTTGCCATCGCGGAAGAAGGCGCGTTCGCAAGCGCGCTGCTGCGCGCGGAGGATTTGCTGCTGAATCCGCCGGTCCCGGACGAGGACAGCATCCATTTCGGCCAGCAGCCGAAGCCGGTTCATCCCGGCTCGTTATCGCCGGAGAAGCTGCTGGTCGAAGCGTTTAGCGGCATCAGCCCGCTCCTGGCAAGGGAGATCGCCCATCGAGCGGCTGCGGACGCAGTCGAACGCTTCCCCGAGCATGGCGCGGATACGCCGCGAACGGCGCAGCTGCTATGGCCGGCATTCCGGCACATGATGCAGCGTTTTGCCGAGCACCGTTACGAGCCGCAGCTCGTAAAGCTCGGCGGCAGCGGGAAGTCCGCTTTTTCCGTGACGGATTTAACCCATCTCGAAGGCGAGAAAACGAGCTTTGCTACGGTCAGCGGCTGTCTTGAGGCGTTCTATGGCGACAAGGCGCTCCGCGACACCGTCAAACAGCGGGTTTCCGACCTTGTCCGCTTCATTCAGAACGAGCGGAACAAAAACGAGAAGAAGCTGGAGAAGCTTCAGGAAACGTTAAATGAGGCGAGCGGCGCCGACCGTTTCCGCATCCTAGGCGAGCTGCTCACGACGAACCTGCACGCGGTGAACCGCGGAGACGCCTTCGTGGAGACGATCGATTATTACGACGAAGAGCAGCCGGTCATCCGCATTCAGCTGGACCCGCAGCTGACGCCTTCGCAGAACGCTCAGCGCTATTTTAAGAAATACACGAAATTTAGAAACAGCTTGACCATCGTGGCGGAACAAATGGATCGGACGCGCGAGGAGATCGACTACCTCGTATCCCTGCTCCAGCAGCTCGAAAGCGCGTCGCTGTCGGATATCGACGAAATTCGCGAAGAGCTGGCGGAACAAGGCTACCTGCGGTCCCGCGAGAAACGAGGCGCGCGGAAGAAGAAGCCAAAGCAGCCTGCGCTGCTTTGCTACACCTCGTCCGAGGGCGTGCCGATCTACGTCGGCAAAAACAATACGCAGAACGAGTTTTTGACGAATAAGCTGTCCGCGCCGAACGAAACATGGCTCCATACGAAGGACATTCCCGGCTCGCATGTCGTCATTCGCGGCACGAGCTTTTCCGATGCGACGCTGGAGGAAGCCGCCATGCTGGCCGCCCACTTCAGCCAAGCCCGCTCATCCAGCATGGTGCCGGTCGACTATACGCTGATTCGGCACGTGAAGAAGCCAAGCGGCGCGAAGCCCGGCTTCGTCATTTACGACCACCAGAAGACGCTGTTTATTACGCCGGACGAGCAGCGCTTGAAAGACTTGCCTAACCAAATCAAGTAA
- a CDS encoding bifunctional homocysteine S-methyltransferase/methylenetetrahydrofolate reductase — MKPDLREALGARILTGDGAMGTYLYGMGFPVGVSYEEFNVLRPEVIADVHRRYYEAGARVIETNTFSANLASLSNYGLDNEVEAINRAGVQIARAAVGSDAYVVGAVGSIRAGKRKNIGTKQLEHLFSQQIDALLSAGADGILLETFYDLEEALLALRIARKLSDVPVLCQFAVEKEAVTQDGQPLATAFDRLRQEGADVVGFNCRSGPNGILRAIDSIVGDVELPLSVYPNAGIPDYVDGKYKFSATPEYFAESARKFADRGARIIGGCCGTTPEHIAAIAKSLDGYTPQPVEFDAAPQVVQQEQIVVQPAAKPEVSTVKAAAPIGGGSQDEPNIVELVKQRHTVIVELDPPRDLNIQKFMDGAKALKACHADAVTMADNSLAVTRMSNIALASLLQQRVGIRPLVHIACRDRNLIGTQSHMMGLDALGIDHVLAVTGDPARFGDLPDSSSVYDLTSFEMIRMIKQLNEGVAFSGKPLKQKANFITGAAFNPNVKYLDKAIARLEKKIDSGADYIMTQPVYDKDLIVRMAEATKHLSVPIFIGIMPLASGRNAEYLHNEVPGIQLSDDVRKRMAGLEGEEGRAEGVKIAEELLDTALEHFKGIYLITPFMFYDMTVKLTEYVWQKTREKTG; from the coding sequence ATGAAACCGGATTTGCGGGAAGCGCTTGGTGCGCGCATCTTGACCGGGGACGGCGCGATGGGAACCTACCTATATGGGATGGGGTTCCCTGTCGGCGTTTCATACGAAGAATTTAACGTGCTGCGTCCCGAAGTCATTGCGGACGTGCACCGTCGCTATTATGAAGCAGGCGCGCGGGTGATCGAGACGAATACGTTCTCGGCCAACCTGGCGAGCCTCTCGAACTACGGGCTGGATAACGAGGTGGAGGCGATTAATCGCGCAGGCGTGCAAATCGCCAGAGCTGCCGTTGGAAGCGATGCGTACGTCGTCGGCGCTGTAGGCTCGATTCGTGCCGGCAAACGCAAAAACATCGGAACGAAACAGCTGGAGCATTTGTTCTCGCAGCAAATCGACGCGCTGCTCAGCGCAGGTGCCGACGGTATTTTGCTCGAGACGTTCTATGATCTCGAGGAAGCGCTGCTCGCGCTGCGCATTGCGCGCAAGCTGTCCGACGTGCCGGTGCTGTGCCAGTTCGCGGTGGAAAAGGAAGCGGTCACGCAGGACGGCCAGCCGCTCGCAACCGCCTTCGATCGACTGCGGCAAGAGGGCGCCGATGTCGTAGGCTTCAACTGCCGAAGCGGCCCGAACGGCATATTGCGCGCGATTGATTCGATCGTAGGAGACGTCGAGCTGCCGCTGTCGGTCTATCCGAACGCAGGCATTCCGGATTATGTGGACGGCAAATACAAGTTCTCGGCGACGCCGGAATATTTCGCCGAATCCGCGCGCAAGTTCGCCGATCGCGGCGCCAGAATTATCGGCGGCTGCTGCGGCACGACGCCGGAGCATATCGCGGCGATCGCGAAGTCGCTGGACGGCTACACACCGCAGCCGGTCGAATTCGACGCCGCACCGCAGGTAGTGCAGCAAGAACAAATCGTCGTTCAACCGGCCGCGAAGCCGGAAGTCAGCACCGTGAAAGCAGCAGCGCCTATCGGTGGCGGCAGTCAAGACGAGCCGAACATCGTGGAGCTTGTGAAACAGCGCCATACCGTTATCGTAGAGCTGGACCCGCCGCGCGACCTGAACATTCAGAAGTTTATGGACGGCGCGAAAGCGCTGAAAGCATGCCATGCGGACGCTGTGACGATGGCCGACAACTCGCTGGCGGTCACGCGAATGAGCAACATCGCGCTCGCCTCGCTCCTTCAGCAGCGGGTCGGCATTCGGCCGCTCGTTCATATCGCTTGCCGCGACCGCAACCTGATCGGCACCCAATCGCATATGATGGGGCTTGACGCGCTCGGCATCGATCATGTGCTTGCCGTAACGGGCGATCCCGCAAGATTCGGCGACCTGCCGGATTCCAGCTCGGTGTACGACTTGACGTCGTTCGAGATGATCCGGATGATCAAGCAGCTGAACGAGGGCGTAGCGTTCTCGGGCAAGCCGCTCAAACAGAAGGCGAACTTCATTACGGGCGCCGCGTTCAATCCGAACGTCAAATATTTGGACAAGGCCATTGCCCGCCTCGAGAAAAAAATCGATTCCGGCGCGGATTACATCATGACGCAGCCGGTTTACGATAAAGACCTGATCGTTCGAATGGCGGAAGCGACGAAGCATCTGTCCGTTCCGATCTTCATCGGCATCATGCCGCTGGCAAGCGGACGGAACGCCGAATATTTGCACAACGAAGTGCCGGGCATTCAGCTGTCCGACGACGTGCGCAAACGGATGGCCGGCTTAGAAGGCGAAGAAGGCCGTGCGGAAGGCGTCAAAATCGCGGAAGAGCTGCTCGATACCGCGCTTGAGCATTTCAAAGGCATCTATCTGATTACGCCTTTCATGTTCTACGACATGACTGTCAAGCTGACGGAATACGTGTGGCAAAAAACGAGAGAAAAAACGGGTTAA
- a CDS encoding MerR family transcriptional regulator, which yields MKINDLAKRLNLTHRAIRLYEAKGLLKPERGEENGYRYYTDMDAWRLQTISALREIGLSLEQIKAMLGRLEQGDSATVHHFLELQRMALAAKWVEWKYAIGMLDELIARLEFKGQLDVADLFQLAGELKQIHHSQASWMDEWGFDRLAANFDRASALHSAGSALSQKEYETSLDFVVQWVAPKQGEPGLDIGTGTGNLAGRMLEGGAAMSAVDQSKEMLAKCRAKFPEVAAKLGNALALPFVDKQFGFVVSAFALHHLDDKQQELALEEMDRVLAPNGRICLAGLMKDGAELGVGAGAGHDSTKHPTDRVKLLAWFRDRDYITVSHAVNEWIHVVYAVRKH from the coding sequence GTGAAAATTAACGACCTGGCGAAGCGGTTGAATTTGACGCATCGGGCGATTCGATTATATGAAGCAAAAGGGCTGCTGAAGCCGGAACGCGGGGAAGAGAACGGTTACCGGTATTATACCGACATGGACGCGTGGCGGCTGCAGACAATATCGGCGCTGCGGGAGATCGGGCTGAGCCTGGAGCAGATCAAGGCGATGCTGGGGCGGCTGGAGCAGGGCGATTCGGCCACCGTACATCATTTTCTCGAGCTGCAGCGGATGGCGCTGGCCGCCAAATGGGTGGAATGGAAGTATGCCATCGGCATGCTCGATGAGCTGATCGCGAGGCTGGAGTTCAAGGGGCAGCTTGATGTGGCGGATCTGTTTCAGCTAGCCGGTGAACTGAAACAAATTCATCACAGTCAGGCGTCTTGGATGGACGAGTGGGGCTTCGACCGGTTGGCCGCCAATTTCGATAGAGCTTCGGCGCTGCATTCCGCCGGGTCGGCTTTATCGCAGAAGGAATATGAGACCTCGCTCGATTTTGTCGTGCAATGGGTGGCGCCGAAGCAGGGGGAGCCGGGGTTGGATATCGGCACCGGAACGGGAAATTTAGCCGGGCGGATGCTGGAAGGCGGAGCCGCTATGTCCGCCGTCGATCAGTCGAAGGAGATGCTGGCGAAATGCAGAGCGAAATTCCCGGAGGTGGCGGCGAAGCTCGGGAATGCGCTGGCGCTGCCGTTTGTGGACAAGCAGTTCGGGTTCGTTGTGTCTGCATTTGCCCTGCACCATTTGGACGATAAGCAGCAGGAGCTGGCATTGGAGGAGATGGACCGCGTGCTGGCGCCGAATGGCCGTATTTGCCTTGCCGGCTTGATGAAGGATGGAGCGGAATTGGGAGTTGGAGCGGGCGCGGGGCATGACTCGACGAAGCATCCGACCGATCGCGTCAAGCTGCTGGCGTGGTTCCGGGATCGGGACTATATTACGGTTTCCCATGCGGTCAATGAATGGATTCATGTCGTGTACGCGGTTCGCAAACATTGA